A genome region from Populus alba chromosome 3, ASM523922v2, whole genome shotgun sequence includes the following:
- the LOC118046093 gene encoding potassium channel AKT2/3, which translates to MEETKFTPYNLHRTSSMRRSWKNYQEHDSETPHQEEDDSPLSLSSLSKIILPPLGASSFNQNPIESKGWIISPVDSRYRCWGTIMAVLVAYSLWVYPFEVAFLNSSPYRTLYIADNVVDLFFAVDIVLTFFVAYIDSRTQLLVRDRRKIARRYLSTWFLMDVASTVPFELLAYLFTGNEKVGLSYSLLGLLRFWRLRRVKQLFTRLEKDIRFSYFWVRCARLLCVTLFLVHCAGCLYYLLADRYPHKGKTWIGAVIPNFRETSLWIRYISAMYWSITTMTTVGYGDLHAQNSMEMIFIIFYMLFNLGLTAYLIGNMTNLVVEGTRRTMEFRNSIEAASNFVSRNRLPPRLKDQILAYMCLRFKAENLNQHQLIEQLPKSICKSICQHLFLPTVKKVYLFDGISRETLLHLVAKIKAEYIPPREDVVMQNEAPDDVYIIVSGEVEIIESHLEKERAVGTLRSGDMFGELGALCCRPQSHIFRTKTLSQLLRIKTTALIEAMKTNQDDYVAIIKNFLQHYKRLKGLKIGDLTVENGEEEDDPNMAFNLLATASTGNAAFLEELLRAKLDPDIGDSKGRTPLHIAASKGHEECVAVLLRHGCDIHLRDVNGNTAMWEAISSKHHSIFRILYQYASVSDPHAAGDLLCTAAKQNDLLVMKELLKQGLNVDSKDRHGKTALQVAMAENHGDMVNLLVISGAEVAEANTHEFSSTSLNEMLQKREIGHRITVPDVLTANEVLLKRCEGEQECTSCTGKSKGSSSDCIRVSIYRGHPMVRRQTCCVEAGRLIKLPNSLEELKSIAGEKFGFDARNAMVTDEEGSEVDSIEVIRDKDKLFIVEDPTCLIHLDGN; encoded by the exons ATGGAGGAGACGAAGTTCACTCCATACAATCTTCACCGGACCTCTAGCATGAGGAGGAGCTGGAAGAACTACCAAGAACATGATTCTGAAACCCCACACCAAGAAGAAGATGactctcctctttctctctcgaGCTTGTCAAAGATTATTCTTCCTCCTCTCGGTGCTTCCAGCTTTAACCAGAATCCTATAGAGTCCAAGGGGTGGATAATCTCTCCTGTGGACTCAAGATATAG GTGCTGGGGGACAATTATGGCGGTTTTAGTAGCTTATTCTCTGTGGGTATACCCTTTTGAAGTAGCATTTCTGAACTCCTCGCCGTATAGAACACTGTACATCGCCGACAACGTTGTCGACCTCTTTTTTGCTGTGGACATTGTTCTAACATTCTTCGTTGCATACATCGACTCAAGAACACAACTACTTGTTCGTGACAGAAGAAAGATTGCTCGGAG GTACCTTTCAACATGGTTTTTGATGGATGTGGCATCCACTGTCCCCTTCGAACTACTGGCCTACTTGTTCACAGGCAATGAAAAAGTAGGGCTCTCTTATTCCCTCCTGGGCTTGCTCAGATTCTGGAGACTTCGAAGAGTTAAGCAACTCTTCACTAG GCTTGAGAAGGATATCAGATTTAGCTACTTTTGGGTCCGATGTGCTAGGTTACTGTGT gtGACACTATTTCTTGTGCACTGTGCTGGTTGCCTCTACTACTTGCTAGCTGACAGATACCCGCACAAAGGGAAGACATGGATAGGTGCTGTGATACCAAATTTCAGAGAGACAAGCCTTTGGATCAGATATATTTCAGCTATGTACTGGTCAATCACCACCATGACTACGGTTGGTTATGGTGATCTCCATGCTCAAAACTCCATGGAAAtgattttcatcatcttctacATGCTCTTCAACCTTGGTCTAACTGCTTATTTGATCGGTAACATGACAAATCTAGTCGTCGAAGGAACTCGACGTACCATGGAATTT AGGAACAGCATTGAAGCAGCATCAAATTTTGTGAGCAGAAACCGTTTGCCTCCAAGATTAAAGGATCAGATATTGGCATATATGTGCTTGAGATTCAAGGCTGAGAACTTGAACCAGCATCAATTGATTGAACAGCTACCAAAATCCATCTGCAAAAGCATTTGCCAGCATCTGTTTCTGCCTACAGTGAAGAAGGTCTATCTTTTCGATGGTATATCAAGGGAAACACTCTTGCACCTG GTTGCGAAGATCAAAGCTGAGTACATCCCACCAAGAGAAGATGTAGTCATGCAAAATGAAGCTCCAGATGATGTTTACATAATTGTATCAGGAGAGGTTGAGATCATCGAATCCCATCTAGAGAAGGAACGAGCTGTGGGGACTTTGCGCTCTGGGGACATGTTTGGAGAACTGGGTGCTCTTTGTTGCAGACCTCAGAGCCATATATTTCGAACGAAAACACTCTCACAGCTCCTGAGGATCAAAACCACAGCTCTCATAGAAGCAATGAAGACCAATCAAGACGATTACGTAGCCATTATAAAGAACTTTCTTCAG CATTACAAAAGGCTTAAGGGTTTGAAGATTGGAGATTTAACTGTCGAGAATGGAGAAGAAGAGGATGATCCAAACATGGCTTTCAACTTGCTAGCTACAGCAAGCACAGGCAATGCTGCTTTTCTTGAAGAACTTCTCAGGGCAAAATTGGATCCTGATATTGGAGACTCCAAAGGAAGAACCCCATTG CACATAGCAGCATCAAAAGGACATGAAGAGTGTGTGGCGGTGCTCCTTAGGCATGGATGCGATATACACCTGAGAG ATGTTAATGGTAATACTGCTATGTGGGAAGCCATATCATCGAAGCATCATTCCATATTTAGGATTCTCTATCAGTATGCTTCCGTTTCTGACCCTCACGCCGCGGGTGATCTCTTATGCACCGCTGCAAAACAAAACGATCTGCTGGTGATGAAGGAACTACTGAAACAGGGATTGAATGTTGATTCAAAGGATCGCCATGGAAAAACAGCACTCCAAGTAGCCATGGCAGAGAATCATGGGGACATGGTAAACTTGCTAGTAATAAGCGGCGCGGAAGTTGCTGAAGCAAACACTCACGAGTTCTCTTCCACGAGCCTTAACGAAATGCTTCAAAAGAGAGAGATCGGACACCGAATTACGGTGCCTGATGTCTTGACAGCTAATGAAGTGCTTTTAAAGAGGTGTGAAGGGGAACAAGAATGCACCTCATGTACTGGTAAATCCAAAGGATCATCATCAGATTGTATTAGGGTGAGCATATACAGAGGACATCCCATGGTTAGGAGACAAACTTGCTGTGTGGAAGCTGGGAGATTGATCAAGTTGCCAAATTCCCTAGAGGAGCTAAAGAGCATTGCAG GTGAAAAGTTTGGATTCGATGCAAGAAATGCCATGGTGACAGATGAAGAAGGTTCAGAGGTTGACTCCATTGAAGTGATTAGAGACAAGGACAAGCTTTTCATAGTTGAAGATCCAACTTGCTTAATCCATCTGGATGGAAACTAG
- the LOC118046094 gene encoding uncharacterized protein: MFMDPPCNLAPVSGFYSMLSRELDDLDQCFLSHNFISVQFLSKVLASLQSFHSRLTTLVQELHLPVGEKWLDEYMDESSRLWEACLVLKSGVLAMENHHSSGANIASSLDGYRHHSNAQVSRQVIRAIVACQREVIVMEEENKRLIKTRVEALSLKFEGNFNSVMIESSWFNAFNGFRGVLHATRNVNSLLLLILLAGLVYCWPPFWQGAAAFREGEQMTFGSASMDSIARLQRRVENGMDQIGGQPASSAGIMLYEFRQARIAMEELRAGLESGGAVEGESGMDIQDKVDSLKSCFGLLRCGVETIIGQLDDFFDEIVEGRKKLLGMCSRQPRT, encoded by the exons ATGTTTATGGATCCTCCATGCAACCTTGCTCCTGTCAGTGGCTTCTACAGCATGCTTTCAAGAGAGCTTGATGACCTCGATCAGTGCTTCCTATCTCACAACTTCATCTCTGTTCAGTTCCTTTCCAAAGTTCTAGCCTCTCTCCAATCTTTCCATTCTCGGCTAACCACTCTGGTTCAAGAACTTCACCTTCCCGTAGGAGAAAAGTGGCTTGACGAGTACATGGATGAAAGCTCCAGGCTCTGGGAAGCCTGTCTCGTACTCAAATCAGGTGTTCTAGCTATGGAAAACCATCACTCCTCCGGTGCCAATATAGCTTCCTCTCTCGATGGTTATCGTCACCATTCGAATGCACAAGTTTCACGTCAG GTTATTCGTGCAATCGTAGCTTGTCAAAGGGAAGTTATAGTGATGGAAGAGGAGAACAAGAGGCTGATAAAAACAAGAGTTGAAGCGTTGTCACTGAAGTTCGAAGGAAATTTTAATAGTGTCATGATTGAGTCGAGCTGGTTCAATGCATTCAATGGATTTCGAGGTGTTCTACACGCGACGAGGAATGTTAACTCGTTGCTTCTATTGATCTTGCTTGCTGGGCTAGTGTATTGTTGGCCACCATTTTGGCAAGGAGCAGCCGCGTTTAGGGAGGGGGAGCAGATGACGTTTGGTTCAGCCTCCATGGATTCAATAGCAAGACTGCAGCGAAGAGTGGAAAACGGAATGGATCAAATCGGTGGGCAGCCGGCTTCATCAGCTGGTATCATGCTTTATGAGTTCAGGCAGGCAAGAATTGCAATGGAGGAGCTCAGGGCAGGGCTGGAGAGCGGTGGCGCTGTGGAGGGTGAATCAGGCATGGACATCCAAGACAAGGTTGACAGCTTGAAGAGTTGCTTTGGGTTGCTGAGATGTGGGGTAGAGACCATAATTGGACAGCTTGATGATTTCTTTGATGAAATAGTTGAAGGGAGGAAGAAGCTTTTGGGCATGTGCTCTCGTCAGCCCCGCACGTAA